TCCGCGGCCATCTCGTCGAGGTCCTCGTCTTTGAGCAGCTTGCGGTACTGGCCGGCGAGGTAGCCGAGCGCGCGGATCCACTTGATCTGGAGCTCCTGTGCGTCCGGGCTCTCGGCCTCGGTGGTCTCGATTCGGTCGTGAGTGAGCTCGATCGTGTCGGCGAGGCGGTCGAGTACGTCGTCGCGGTCGGTGCGGTCGGGGGAGGGGTCTTCGCTCATGTGTCAGCGGGGCCGCCAACGGTGAGCCGTACGACAGGCCAACGATGAACGCCTGTTTCAGTCAGCGTGACTCGTCCGGACGGCATACCAAATTTTTATGGGCGAAAGTATATATACTTGTTCCGGGAGTTTTAAATCGGGGTGGTTATTATCGCGGCTACACCTGTAGAAGGTGCCTCAGTGGTCGATATTTTCCATTGCCTTGCGATCGAAATGATTGCATCGAGACCCCGCTAGTGGTCGACCTGAACGTCGTCCATCCACGTCGGTTCGAACGTCGTCGCGATCTGTTTCTGCCGGCCCTCACGGCCCTTGGAGTCGATCCAAGTCTCGACCAGCCCCATCGTCTCGAGGTTGCGGACGACCTCGCGGATCGCGCGCTGGCCGAGCCGGTAGCGGTCGCTGACCGCCTCACTCTGGAGCAGCTCGTAGATCCGGTCGGTCGTCACCGGCTGGTCGACCGTACCGGTCCGTCGGTTCCGCCGGGCCGTGATCGCGACGAGCACGCCGATGTGAGAGGCCGGCAGCCGGTGCGCTTTCTCGAGGAACGCCGCCTTGTCGGTCGTCTCGAGGTTGGCGTCGATACAGTCCGCGGTAACCTGGTCGAGTCCGCGCTCGCTCGCGGCCTCCCCGGCCTGGCGAAACAGCGTCAGCGTCTTCCGGGCGTCACCCCACCGCCGCGCCGCCTCGCGGATGCCGTAGTCGAACACGTCCTCGGGAAGCACCCCGTCGCGGAACGCTCGCTCGAGGCGGGGCACGAGGATCGCGTCCAGTTCGGCCTCGCCGTAGGGCGGGAAGAACACCGCCTCGTCGCTCATCGCGCTCTCGACGCGGCTGTCGAGGCGGAGGTCGACCTCCAATAGTTCGTTGCTCACCAGCCAGACCGACAGTGAGATGTCGCGGGCGAGTTTGCCCTCGCCGCGGAGCAGCCGGTAGAAGAACTCGCTGGGCTCGTAGTTCGTATCCTGCTGGACGTGGTCGATCTCGTCGAGCAACAGCACGGTCCAGTCGGGGTAGGCCTCGAGCGCATTCCAGATTCCTTCGAAGACGCCATCCAGTCCCTCGTAAGCGCCTTTCTTTGCGCCGGTGAGCTCGAACAGGATTTCGTTGGCGGCGCTAAACAGCGTCCGACACTCCTTCAGGTTGACGTACTCGGCGGCGACCCGGTCGTGTCGCGTGGCGAACTCCCGGCAGACTCGTCTCGTGGTGAGGGTCTTGCCGGTGCCCGGCGGCCCGTAGATCGAGACCGTCGGCGAGAGGTAGCCGTCGTGGACGCCGTTGAGGATCGTGGCGAGCTCGCGTTCCTGGGCCTTGCGCGCGTGGATCTCCTTGGGGTCGGCGAGCGGGTCGAGTGCGCCCTTGTCCTTGAACAGGCTATCGTCGGGCGCGGTGGCGGCGAAGAGGTCGTCGTACTTGCTCATACGATCGCGATTGCCAGTGGTAGTCGCGTGCTAGTAATGAACGTTCCGCACATCGAGCGGTCACACACGACTTCGATAGGATCTCAGTCGTAGTCACTTCGACAGTACCTCATTCCGGCCGTGCTCATCGCTCCCAGCCGGTCGTGATGCCGACGTCGCGAAGCATGTAAGCCCAGCGTCGGGCTTCTGAACGGGCGGCTGGCGATGAGCAGCTCACGTAAATCCTGCTGTCGGTGATGAGGGTCGTCTGCGTCGCGTTTCTGCCTCCTGACTAGCTGGAGCGGTCCCGGGCCCTCCGCGAGTAGCATCCGAGGGCCGCGGCGGACATGCTCCAGCAGAACTACGAGTGTGTATGTGTGCATCAGCTGCGTATGTGTATAGGTAATATACCTGGATTGAAGACGATCTCAGGTAGCCTACTGAAACAACCGAAAGAGGGTCCACAGAGTCGGCGTCGGATCCCGTTCGGTTGGGGGCGTTTCACGTCCTCGGCGGGTCGCTGCTGGCCGTAGCGATTAACACTGTCGTAGGTGTCGTCGCCGTCAGCTTGCGCGCGCCTCGATCGCGAGGACTCTCTCCGTATCAGCCCTCTGGATTGCGAGGGCAGTATCAGCCCTCTGGAGAACGTTGCGAGGAATCGACACTGTGCGACTCGGCAACTCGGTCTGACCGGCAGACCCACGGACTCGGTGTGTTGTTTCGCGGTGCTGGATCTCCAGCTGTCTCCACGCTTTCGCCGTCGACCGACAGAATCGTTATGAGGACTCGTGTTGAACTGTCGACACTCTCGTCGGAGTCCGAAACCGGCGGGATATGGATACTATGACGACAACCGAAACCGTACTGGACCACCACCTCGAGGCGTTCGAGACCCAGGACCTCGAGGCGGTCATGGAAGACTACACAGACGAATCGATTATCGTCACCAATATGGGTACGTTCCGGGGGCTCGAAGAGATTAAAGGATTGTTCCAGGGCCTTTTCGACGAGTTCGATGATCCAGACGCGTCGATCACCATGAACGAACAGCTTGTCGAGGACGAGTTCGGCTACATCGTCTGGCAGGCCGAGACGCCGGAAAGCGAGTACGAGTTCGCGACGGACACCTTCCACATTCCCGACAATGTGATCGCCTTCCAGAGCTTCGCGGGGATGATCACGCCGAAGGAGTGACAGACGTCCGTCGACCGGGCCGAAGCACGTTGTGCCGCTCATTTTTCGGCGACTCAGCCGGTATCCACACCGACCTGCGCACTGCGGTTATGGCGCAATTATCCAGCTGTAGGTTAGTTGTCGGCCCAGCCACCACCGGCTGATGGCATCGAACCTGAGTATTTTCATGCCGTCTTCCTCCGATCGACAGCTGCCCAATCGCGCCCTCTCGCGGAGGCCGATCCGAAGACATCGACCTCACCTGACGACCTTGTCCAGGCGAAACTAGGTCGGCACGGCGTACGACGTCGACACCGGAACGAGCGACACATCACCGAGCTCGCAGAGACCATCGTTGAGGTCACCGATTCAGATTCAGAATTCACCTATATCGAGGGACGGGACGGCGACATTCGACACAGCGAGGCCGACATCAGCGCAGTCCGGGCCGACCTCAGGTACGAGCCCACAGTGTCGCTCCACGGCGGATTCACGCGAACCGTCGCGTGGCTTCGCGAACAGTAGCTGACTACGAGAAACCACACTGCTTCCAGCGTGGTGTGAGTTCTACTCTCCCTGCACCCCAGTTTCCCCGGAGAACGGTTTAGAGCAGACGAAATGTACTCTCTGCAGCTACCGGTGGCAGCGGCTGAGGCGGCACACAAAAGGCTGAACGAAGCAACCGACTACACTGACAGCGTTCCACGTACGCCAGAAGCACTCGAGCTCTCACTGTACTGCCCTTGCCGCCCGCAAACAGACCGAGCGCAAGAACGGCCTCTCGGACACCGAACGGCGCGTCCTGCTCCCGACCGACGCCGAGATTCCTGTCGAGTCATCTACTGGCTCACCGGAGACGGCTGGCGTCCACAGTTAAGGGTGACCCCGGGGAGAAACCATCCGCTCGAGAGTGCATGAACTCTTCCAAGGATCCACACCACACTCCAGTGCGACTGTCCGTACGGCTCGCGTACTCGTGGTTCTCTTCCTCGATCGGTCGTCGTCGGTCCGGATGCGAGACGCCCCACGCTGGGTCGCCCGAGGACACCAGTTGTCACCGGAGGACGCGTTCCGTCGGTCTCCTGTTGGCGAGGTAGCCGACGGAGGGACGCGTGGCACCCACGAGATCGCGGTGCCCAACGCTGTTCGCCCACGCGACGCCCGCGGACGAAGCGGACCCTCAACAGACGGTACCGGTTCCTACCGCGACGTAGATCACTTCGGACGGGTGGCTGACGCGGCCGTCAGCGGCCGGACGACCCTGCGAGCACGGTCCGGTGGGCGCCCTCTGGGCCCACTCCGGCGACACTCCGAAAAAACGCTTTGGGCGTCTCGACCCGTGATCGCCATCAGTCCGCTATCGGCGGTGCCGTGTCCGGCGGTTGCCGGTGGGCCGTTGCCTGTTCGAACGAGTACCCTAACTCGAGCAGCGTCGGCTCGTCGAACGGCCGTCCGAGGAGTTCTATGCCGACCGGCAATCCGTCGTCGGTGAATCCAGCGGGAATGGAGACCGCACTACAGAGCGACTGCGAGGCGATGATCGTATTCGTTGCGAACGTCATCGTCTCATACTTCCCGTCCCGGATTTCGCTTTCCGTCGGGGGAACGACTTGCACGTTGGGATAGACGATCGCATCGAGATCGTGTTTCGCGAATACGTTCAGAATCTCTTGCTGGAACGTTTGCTGTGCGTTTCGCCGCTTCCAGTATTCCAGATCGTCCGAAAGATCGGTTGGACCCTCTTCAGCGAATCCGACAAATAAATCCAACAGGTCGTGATACTGACCGCTTTCGTAGAGGTCCTCGACGGAATCAACTGGCCCATCGCGGTCGCCGAGGAACTCGTTGAGATCACGCTTCGACTGCAAAATGTAGAGCATCGTCTCTTCGAGATACTCCTCTAACCGCGGAATCTCGACCGGATCGATAAGTGTCGCTCCCGTGTTCTCCATCGTCGTCAGCGCTCGTTCGATGACATCGTTGACCGGCGCAGCGGCGGGGTTCTCATCATCACCGAACCCATCCCGAAGCACCCC
This DNA window, taken from Natronococcus sp. CG52, encodes the following:
- a CDS encoding Cdc6/Cdc18 family protein yields the protein MSKYDDLFAATAPDDSLFKDKGALDPLADPKEIHARKAQERELATILNGVHDGYLSPTVSIYGPPGTGKTLTTRRVCREFATRHDRVAAEYVNLKECRTLFSAANEILFELTGAKKGAYEGLDGVFEGIWNALEAYPDWTVLLLDEIDHVQQDTNYEPSEFFYRLLRGEGKLARDISLSVWLVSNELLEVDLRLDSRVESAMSDEAVFFPPYGEAELDAILVPRLERAFRDGVLPEDVFDYGIREAARRWGDARKTLTLFRQAGEAASERGLDQVTADCIDANLETTDKAAFLEKAHRLPASHIGVLVAITARRNRRTGTVDQPVTTDRIYELLQSEAVSDRYRLGQRAIREVVRNLETMGLVETWIDSKGREGRQKQIATTFEPTWMDDVQVDH
- a CDS encoding nuclear transport factor 2 family protein, which encodes MTTTETVLDHHLEAFETQDLEAVMEDYTDESIIVTNMGTFRGLEEIKGLFQGLFDEFDDPDASITMNEQLVEDEFGYIVWQAETPESEYEFATDTFHIPDNVIAFQSFAGMITPKE